The following nucleotide sequence is from Nesterenkonia xinjiangensis.
GAGGCTCACCGGCACCGTGCTGACGATCAGCGCCTCCGAGCATCGCTCCCAGCGGCGGAACCGGAGTGCGGCGAGGCAGCGCCTCTCCGCCCTGCTCGGTGAGGCGGTGGCCCCCGCCGTCGTCCGCCGTCCGACCCGTCCCACAAGAGGCTCCCGACGTCGACGACTGGACGCAAAGCGCAGACGCTCTGAGACCAAGAGCTACCGCAGGCCGCCCAGGGCCGAGTGAGGTTGCCGACGGATAGACTTCGGCATGGCAGACGATGGGGCGATCTGCCGCGAAGGGAGAAGGAACCATGCGCACGGAACAGCAGGCATTGTCCATCTCACTGGCAGGCGTTCTTATGGTGTCAGCACTGGGCATCAGCTTCGGGCTGGTGTCCGGCTCGTTCGCGATCATCTTCGACGGCATGATCTCGATCGTGGACGCGGTGATCTCCATCCTGTCGATCTGGGTGGCGCGGCTGATCCTCCGCTCCACCACACAGGGCGTCAGTAGGCGGTTCAGCATGGGATTCTGGCACCTGGAGCCTCTTCTCCTCGCCTTCAGCTCACTGTTGATGATGCTGATCGCCGGATACGCGGTGGCTCAAGCCGTGTCGGCGCTCCTTTCGGGCGGCCGGGAGATGGAGTTCGGTCCGGCCATCATCTACGCGGTCGTCGTGATGGTGCTGACCACCGTGTTCGCACTCGTCGAACACCGCGCGAATCGCCGCATCGGTTCTGCACTGGTCGCCATGGACGTCAAAGGCTGGATCATGACCGGCGGCGTCACGAGCGCCCTTCTCGTGGCATTCGTCGTCGGGATCTTCCTCGACGGCACCGACCTTGAGCACCTGACGCCATACGTCGACCCGCTGATCCTGATCATCGTCGCGACGGTGCTGATCCCACTGCCGTTCTCGACGTTCCGGCGCGCGCTGTCCGAGATAGGACTCGCCACACCAGCCCCGCTGCGTCGCGAAGTCGAGAACGTCGCTGAACGGGTGACCGCGGATGAGGGTTTCCTCTCGAGCCATGTGTACACAGCCACGGTCGGACGATCACGCCAGGTGGAACTGGTCTTCCTCGTCCCAGAAGGCCTGCCAGAGCGCCCGCTGGAGGACTGGGACGCCATCCGTCGCGAGGTCACCGACGAGCTGGGGCACGGAGACCCGAACAGCTGGATCACAGTGGCCGTCACGACGGATCCGCAGCTGGTCTAGGCGCAGGCGTCAGAGCCCGGAGGCGGAACCGCGATCATGTGACGACACGAAAGACCCTTCGGCCCTTGCCTCGGGTGAATCCGAATCGCTCACAGGCTGCCAAGAGGTCATCGTCATCGGCTGCCGCGACGGCGACGGCGCCACGAGGCAATGTGCCCATGAGGTTGCGGGTCAGGAGCAGCGCAGACATGCTCGTTCCTGGCCTCTGAGCCAGAGCCGCGACCTGCCACCGCTCCCCCACGGGGGTCTCAGGCCCGGTCGGGGTCGCCGAGAGCGAGCCGGCACTCATCTGCCACAGACCCACGATGAAAGGCAGCCACAGGAGGGCGGCCAAGCCGATGCCCATCGGCCCGTCGTTGCCTACGACCAGGACGAGGGCCGCCATGAAGAGCAGTGCCAGCAGCACTCCTGCGATGATCTCGTGGAGGAGCCGGAAGCGTCCGAAGACGACCATGCCATGGCCATCTGAAGATTCGTAGAGCTGCCGACGCAACGCGGAGAACCCCACGATCAGCAGAGACAGAGGGTACGCCATGATCGCCCCGGGCCGGTGCCGGGTGAAGGCGCGCGCCATGATCCAACTCAGGATGAACACCCGGTGCAGCGGGGCGGGCTCTGCCGCTGGTCTCATGAGGCACGATCCTACTCAACGGCCACGGCGGCCTCAACGATGCCCCCTCACGACACCGGGAAGCGCCGCCGTGCGTTTCAGGCTCCCTGAGCGCGATCTGGGTCAGTCCCCTAAGGGCCAGACCTCGACGACACCGTGTGCGACCGCGCAGGGAGTATCGGCTGCCAGAGCTGCTGCATGGTCAAGGTCCTTCGCCTCGATGATGGTGAACCCTGCGACCGGCAGGTCTGAGCTCATGAAGGTGCCGGGTTGATAGTGGGCACCTGCCCCCTCCGGGTTTCGGACCTGTACCGGTCTCCCCGCGATGCCCATTCGCGCACCGTGCTCGCGCAGTTTCTCGTCATGCGCGTGCGCCCGGCCGCGAACGTCCGGCGCCGTTCTCTCGTACCCGTCGGCGTCGCCATAGCCGATGGCGATGAATGTTGGCATGTGTGGCGCCCTCCGGTCGAAAAACTCGGGCCAGGTCCTTGCCCGTGGGTCACCCTCAGCTCGGTGAGGGCATCGTGTGCCGAGATTCCCGGCAGCCTGATCATGACGTCGTCAGAGTACATCGGCCGGTTGCCCGGTGACGATGGTTGATGGGCGGTATCGGTGCTGCGGATGTTCCCGGACTATGCCGGTATGCCTGGCGAATCTCCGCTGCTCGCTCTCCTCCGTCCGATGCGCAACCTAGCCTAGTAACCGTTAAAAGCCTTTGATACGGTTATTTGGAGTTGCCGCAGAACAGGAGGACATGATGAAGCGCTCAGCGAAGACGAGACACAGGTACCTGGAGGTGGAGGGCCTGCAGCTGCGCTACCGTGAGGC
It contains:
- the arfB gene encoding alternative ribosome rescue aminoacyl-tRNA hydrolase ArfB; translation: MDDLRVPPGPGAPRGLRIPEGELIEQFSRASGPGGQGVNTTDSRVQLSLDLGTTTALDDTQRSRALDRLAERLTGTVLTISASEHRSQRRNRSAARQRLSALLGEAVAPAVVRRPTRPTRGSRRRRLDAKRRRSETKSYRRPPRAE
- a CDS encoding cation diffusion facilitator family transporter, whose protein sequence is MRTEQQALSISLAGVLMVSALGISFGLVSGSFAIIFDGMISIVDAVISILSIWVARLILRSTTQGVSRRFSMGFWHLEPLLLAFSSLLMMLIAGYAVAQAVSALLSGGREMEFGPAIIYAVVVMVLTTVFALVEHRANRRIGSALVAMDVKGWIMTGGVTSALLVAFVVGIFLDGTDLEHLTPYVDPLILIIVATVLIPLPFSTFRRALSEIGLATPAPLRREVENVAERVTADEGFLSSHVYTATVGRSRQVELVFLVPEGLPERPLEDWDAIRREVTDELGHGDPNSWITVAVTTDPQLV
- a CDS encoding YciI family protein encodes the protein MPTFIAIGYGDADGYERTAPDVRGRAHAHDEKLREHGARMGIAGRPVQVRNPEGAGAHYQPGTFMSSDLPVAGFTIIEAKDLDHAAALAADTPCAVAHGVVEVWPLGD